In Promicromonospora sp. Populi, one genomic interval encodes:
- a CDS encoding ABC transporter substrate-binding protein, translating into MTKTPLSRRGAALAATLLSAALVLTACGGTPEETPAGDTGATGETRTVQADNGSVEVPADPQRVVSIGNTTLPFIDMGGEPVGVTEVGASELALVPEEQNATFEAATILGSSGDQVDMEQLAGLEPDLILAQFPESEFESVQEQLESIAPTVFWDLDVEWKALADGVAEAGNVADGLSAQKAEFEEKISGIQETYGAIIDDTAFVNLDRWDSSDPGTFSIADFGCVEIAQDDIGMDFPQAAEGEEPLGWTSLPFEQLAELSTYDVITYPVDAEGQPTAAFAPVVESNTWQALPAVSSGDALGLFCPGNNSYGPVLQYLDSLDAALATLPAEE; encoded by the coding sequence GTGACCAAGACACCACTGAGCCGACGCGGTGCGGCGCTCGCCGCCACACTCCTGAGCGCCGCGCTCGTCCTCACCGCCTGCGGTGGCACCCCCGAAGAGACTCCGGCCGGCGACACGGGCGCAACGGGCGAGACCCGGACGGTGCAGGCCGACAACGGCAGCGTCGAGGTTCCCGCCGACCCGCAGCGAGTCGTCTCGATCGGCAACACCACTCTTCCGTTCATCGACATGGGTGGTGAACCGGTGGGCGTCACCGAGGTGGGTGCCTCCGAGCTCGCCCTCGTGCCCGAAGAGCAGAACGCAACGTTCGAGGCGGCCACGATTCTCGGCTCCAGTGGTGATCAGGTCGACATGGAGCAGCTCGCCGGCCTGGAGCCGGACCTCATCCTGGCCCAGTTCCCCGAGAGCGAGTTCGAGTCGGTCCAGGAGCAGCTGGAGTCGATCGCCCCGACGGTCTTCTGGGACCTCGACGTCGAGTGGAAGGCCCTCGCCGACGGAGTCGCCGAGGCCGGCAACGTAGCGGACGGGCTCAGCGCGCAGAAGGCGGAGTTCGAGGAGAAGATCTCCGGGATCCAGGAGACCTACGGCGCGATCATCGACGACACCGCGTTCGTCAACCTCGATCGCTGGGACAGCTCCGACCCCGGGACGTTCTCCATCGCGGACTTCGGGTGCGTCGAGATCGCCCAGGACGACATCGGCATGGACTTCCCCCAGGCAGCTGAGGGCGAAGAGCCGCTGGGCTGGACGTCCTTGCCGTTCGAGCAGCTCGCGGAGCTGTCCACGTACGACGTGATCACCTACCCCGTCGACGCCGAGGGTCAACCTACGGCGGCGTTCGCGCCGGTGGTCGAGAGCAACACCTGGCAGGCGCTGCCGGCCGTGAGCTCCGGTGACGCCCTCGGGCTCTTCTGCCCCGGCAACAACTCCTATGGCCCCGTCCTGCAGTACCTGGACTCGCTCGACGCCGCCCTGGCGACCCTGCCCGCCGAGGAGTGA
- a CDS encoding FecCD family ABC transporter permease, with protein MTALALRPRGPSTVTVPGPRRRVIGLVVALVALLVLVVLSVMIGSTAIAPSVVWDALFHPAADIDQFAIRDYRLPRTVAGLVVGVALGLSGALIQALTRNPLADPGILGLHAGSSFAVTVAVGVLGIREIGGYMWFAFAGALVVTLMVLALGATRQGQSPVVMVLAGVCVGAVLQGAGSALELTNPDAFDVMRSWNAGSIVGRPLDLVWPIVPFFAVALVLAFVVSGPLNAMALGDELAVAQGVRLVRTRVLAIIALTLLAGGATAIAGPISFVGLMVPHVARWLVGPHQRWIFAYSVLLAPSLLLASDILGRFVMRPSEIPVGIVTAFVGAPVLIALVRRTKASGL; from the coding sequence GTGACAGCTCTCGCCCTGCGCCCGCGCGGTCCGAGCACCGTCACGGTACCCGGACCGCGTCGGCGCGTGATCGGGCTGGTTGTCGCGCTCGTGGCACTGCTGGTCCTGGTGGTGCTGAGCGTGATGATCGGGTCGACGGCGATCGCGCCATCGGTGGTGTGGGACGCCCTGTTCCACCCGGCCGCCGACATCGATCAGTTCGCGATCCGTGACTACCGGCTGCCGCGCACGGTCGCGGGTCTGGTCGTGGGCGTCGCGCTCGGCCTGTCGGGGGCGTTGATCCAGGCGCTCACCCGTAACCCTCTGGCCGATCCGGGAATCCTCGGTCTCCATGCCGGTTCGTCCTTCGCGGTGACGGTCGCAGTGGGCGTGCTCGGAATCCGCGAGATCGGTGGCTACATGTGGTTCGCCTTCGCGGGGGCGCTGGTCGTCACACTGATGGTGCTCGCCCTCGGGGCGACGCGGCAGGGCCAGTCGCCGGTGGTCATGGTGCTTGCCGGGGTCTGCGTCGGCGCAGTGCTCCAAGGCGCCGGTTCGGCGCTCGAGCTGACCAACCCGGACGCGTTCGACGTGATGCGGTCCTGGAACGCCGGTTCGATCGTGGGCCGCCCGCTCGACCTCGTGTGGCCCATCGTGCCGTTCTTCGCGGTGGCTCTTGTCCTGGCGTTCGTGGTGTCAGGCCCGCTCAACGCCATGGCGCTGGGCGACGAGCTGGCCGTGGCCCAGGGTGTGCGGCTGGTCCGCACCCGTGTTCTCGCGATCATCGCGCTCACGCTGCTCGCCGGCGGCGCGACCGCGATCGCCGGCCCGATCAGCTTTGTCGGGCTGATGGTGCCGCATGTGGCTCGCTGGCTCGTCGGTCCGCACCAGCGCTGGATCTTCGCCTACAGCGTGCTGCTCGCCCCGAGCCTGCTGCTGGCCTCCGACATCCTCGGCCGGTTCGTGATGAGACCCAGCGAGATACCCGTCGGTATCGTCACCGCCTTTGTCGGCGCCCCGGTGCTGATCGCCCTCGTCCGCCGCACCAAGGCGAGCGGGCTATGA
- a CDS encoding FecCD family ABC transporter permease: MHDIVVEWRLPRVAAALVFGAALGVSGAIFQSMLRNPLADPGIIGFSQGSYTGALIVVLVVNGTYVQLVGGALLGGMATAAVVYVLAYRRGVQGFQLIVVGIGVSAMLGSLNTWLILRAELEQAMAAAAWGAGSLNGVSWEQVVVGCVCIAVLLLLAAMLSRPMRQLELGDDAAAAQGVRASPVRLGLIVVGVALTATVTAASGPIAFISLVAPQIARRLARTAGITLVPAAFVGALLCVTADYIAQHVAPTPLPVGIITVMLGGGYLGWLLLTEARRRL, from the coding sequence GTGCACGACATCGTGGTCGAGTGGCGGCTGCCCCGGGTGGCCGCGGCCCTGGTGTTCGGCGCCGCGCTGGGGGTGAGCGGGGCGATCTTCCAGTCGATGTTGCGCAACCCGCTCGCCGACCCCGGCATCATCGGGTTCTCCCAGGGCTCCTACACCGGCGCGCTGATCGTGGTCCTGGTCGTCAACGGCACCTACGTGCAGCTGGTCGGCGGGGCGTTGCTGGGCGGGATGGCCACTGCCGCCGTCGTGTACGTGCTCGCCTACCGGCGAGGCGTGCAGGGATTCCAGCTGATCGTCGTCGGCATCGGCGTCTCGGCGATGCTCGGCTCGCTCAACACCTGGCTGATCCTCAGGGCCGAGCTGGAGCAGGCGATGGCCGCCGCCGCGTGGGGTGCCGGGTCGCTCAACGGCGTGTCCTGGGAGCAGGTGGTCGTCGGCTGCGTCTGCATCGCCGTGCTCCTGCTGCTGGCGGCGATGTTGAGCCGGCCGATGCGACAGCTGGAGCTGGGTGATGATGCGGCCGCCGCCCAAGGAGTGCGGGCCTCGCCGGTACGTCTCGGCCTGATCGTGGTGGGGGTGGCGCTGACGGCGACGGTTACCGCAGCATCTGGGCCGATCGCGTTCATCTCCCTGGTCGCACCGCAGATCGCCCGCCGGCTTGCCCGCACCGCGGGGATCACCCTCGTACCCGCAGCCTTCGTCGGCGCCCTGCTGTGCGTGACGGCTGACTACATCGCCCAGCACGTCGCACCCACCCCGCTGCCGGTCGGGATCATCACCGTCATGCTCGGCGGCGGGTACCTCGGCTGGCTGCTGCTCACCGAAGCCAGGAGACGGCTATGA
- a CDS encoding ABC transporter ATP-binding protein — translation MNTESRIHVESATIGYDRRIISRDLSVSIPDRSFTVIVGPNACGKSTLLRGLSRLLRPSAGQVVLDGADIQSFKTKEVARRVGLLPQTSIAPDGITVADLVARGRYPHQGFIRQWTEADEQAVLRAMDHTGVTDLSGRLVDELSGGQRQRVWVAMALAQHTDILLLDEPTTFLDITHQIELMELFTDLHHVGHTLVAVLHDLNHAARYGTHLIAMKDGQVVAEGSPDQVVTVELVEEVFGLRCLVVPDPVVGTPQVVPLGRHRGDKRATD, via the coding sequence ATGAACACCGAGTCACGCATCCACGTGGAGTCGGCGACGATCGGCTACGACAGACGCATCATCTCCCGGGACCTCTCGGTGTCGATCCCCGACAGGTCGTTCACCGTGATCGTGGGCCCGAACGCGTGCGGCAAGTCCACGCTGCTGCGCGGCCTGTCGCGACTGTTGAGACCGTCGGCGGGACAGGTCGTCCTCGACGGGGCCGACATCCAGTCCTTCAAGACCAAGGAGGTGGCGCGGCGGGTCGGGCTGCTGCCCCAGACCTCGATCGCCCCGGACGGGATCACCGTGGCCGATCTGGTGGCGCGGGGCCGGTACCCGCACCAGGGGTTCATCCGGCAGTGGACCGAGGCCGACGAGCAGGCCGTGCTCAGGGCGATGGACCACACCGGGGTCACCGACCTGTCCGGCCGCCTGGTGGACGAGCTCTCAGGTGGTCAGCGACAGCGGGTGTGGGTGGCCATGGCGCTCGCGCAGCACACCGACATCCTGCTGCTGGACGAGCCGACCACCTTCCTCGACATCACCCATCAGATCGAGCTGATGGAGCTGTTCACCGACCTGCACCACGTCGGTCACACCCTGGTCGCCGTGCTGCACGACCTGAACCATGCCGCCCGCTACGGCACGCACCTGATAGCCATGAAGGACGGGCAGGTCGTCGCCGAAGGCAGCCCCGACCAGGTCGTCACGGTCGAGCTGGTCGAGGAGGTGTTCGGTCTGCGCTGCCTGGTGGTGCCCGATCCCGTGGTCGGCACTCCGCAGGTGGTGCCGCTGGGCCGCCACCGCGGTGACAAACGCGCGACCGACTGA
- a CDS encoding GTPase produces the protein MTPGTRSAVLGRRGGVDPNVAEQLGFTVHDVARDLRRDVAAATLPLPIDGAEEAEASRQRLLAQLDEHLLPRLAELSSPAVVVLAGSTGAGKSTLFNSLLREEVSQAGVLRPTTREPVVGVHPRDVDALTPGPVTELARLVKHEGVPRGTALMDAPDLDSFLSENRSTAHQLLEAADLWLFVTTAARYGDALPWQALDRAKERGASVAMVLNRVPKETLTTIRADLNTRMKERGMKDVPLFIVPDVGPHEGLLDPKLVAPIQRWLGLMAGPERSRTIILRTLKGALGALPEWVMGLVAAVEQQGTAAFDLRNASESVVPNGQLAARTAILSGAAGEGTVATRFAELESTSRISRVTVRDGIARTTKRAGKAREAALAQLREEIEATVARAFVAAGVRAEESLRTALSGPGAPPAGETILPSGSARAPDRVTRGQTAATAWSGLADDIVGRMEVTATESTDAETAARAAGARKAFGDTGLATLLLATALGNEDSARLIDRVLGEDAEETVEELQGDVADKVALAVAEEARSVQSALDVPALADDAAAPLRVRLAELRRLT, from the coding sequence GTGACTCCAGGAACACGCTCCGCAGTGCTCGGCCGTCGGGGTGGTGTGGACCCGAACGTTGCGGAGCAGCTCGGCTTCACGGTGCACGATGTCGCGCGAGATCTGCGCCGCGACGTCGCCGCCGCGACCCTGCCCCTTCCCATCGATGGCGCGGAAGAGGCCGAGGCCTCCCGCCAGCGTCTCTTGGCTCAGCTCGACGAGCACCTGCTGCCGCGGCTGGCCGAGCTGTCCAGCCCGGCCGTCGTCGTGCTGGCGGGGTCTACCGGTGCCGGCAAGTCCACGCTGTTCAACAGTCTGCTGCGCGAAGAGGTGTCCCAGGCCGGTGTGCTGCGACCCACCACCCGCGAGCCGGTGGTGGGGGTGCACCCGCGCGACGTCGACGCGCTCACGCCCGGCCCGGTCACGGAGCTCGCCCGGCTGGTCAAGCACGAGGGCGTGCCACGCGGCACCGCTCTGATGGACGCGCCCGACCTCGACTCGTTCCTGTCCGAGAACCGCTCCACCGCACACCAGCTGCTCGAAGCCGCCGACCTCTGGCTGTTCGTCACCACCGCCGCCCGCTACGGCGACGCGTTGCCCTGGCAGGCGCTGGACCGCGCCAAGGAGCGCGGCGCGAGCGTCGCCATGGTGCTGAACCGGGTGCCGAAGGAGACGCTGACGACCATCCGCGCGGACCTCAACACGCGGATGAAGGAGCGGGGGATGAAGGACGTCCCGCTGTTCATCGTGCCCGACGTCGGACCCCACGAAGGCCTGCTCGACCCCAAGCTGGTGGCGCCGATCCAGCGCTGGCTCGGCCTCATGGCCGGACCCGAACGGTCCCGCACCATCATCCTGCGCACCCTCAAGGGCGCGCTCGGCGCCCTCCCCGAATGGGTGATGGGCCTGGTCGCCGCCGTCGAGCAGCAGGGCACCGCCGCCTTCGACCTGCGCAACGCCAGCGAGTCAGTGGTCCCGAACGGGCAGCTCGCCGCCCGGACCGCCATCCTCTCCGGCGCGGCCGGCGAGGGCACCGTCGCCACACGGTTCGCGGAGCTCGAGAGCACCAGCCGCATCTCCCGGGTCACCGTCCGCGACGGCATCGCGCGCACCACGAAGCGCGCCGGCAAGGCACGCGAGGCCGCGCTGGCCCAGCTGCGCGAGGAGATCGAGGCAACCGTCGCCCGCGCCTTCGTGGCGGCGGGCGTCCGTGCCGAGGAGAGCCTGCGGACGGCCCTGTCCGGGCCCGGAGCACCACCCGCCGGAGAGACGATCCTGCCGTCTGGCAGCGCCCGCGCGCCCGACCGCGTCACCCGGGGGCAGACGGCGGCCACGGCCTGGTCCGGCCTGGCCGACGACATCGTCGGGCGGATGGAGGTCACCGCCACCGAGAGCACCGACGCCGAGACCGCGGCCCGGGCCGCCGGCGCCAGGAAGGCGTTCGGCGACACCGGCCTGGCCACCCTCCTGCTCGCCACGGCCCTAGGAAACGAGGACTCCGCGCGGCTCATCGACCGAGTGCTCGGCGAGGACGCGGAGGAAACCGTGGAGGAACTGCAGGGCGACGTTGCCGACAAAGTCGCGCTAGCGGTTGCGGAAGAGGCCCGATCTGTCCAGAGTGCCCTTGACGTCCCCGCCCTAGCCGACGACGCGGCCGCTCCGCTCCGCGTTCGGCTGGCAGAGCTCAGGAGGCTGACATGA
- a CDS encoding GTP-binding protein, translating into MTSQDATLSARTEDLGRALQIAGSRLDDAVFGKVASSVAGVRERLALGVDHTVVALAGGTGSGKSSTFNKISRLTFADVGVKRPTTAKVTACSWSDEASTLLDWLGVERERRITRAGELDAADEAALAGLVLLDLPDHDSVAPGHRDVVDKVLPLVDLLVWVVDPQKYADDALHTGYLRDSSGMQASTVVVLNQIDTVPVGQRDNLVNDVKRLLRDDGLDDVPVVAASTKTDVGIADLRGLLEQTVARRSVSAGRAAGELDAAAALLLGQTPAEVPWHIDTVLEREVDALSRATGLESVAAQVGAAVRNGYGSPAFRTADPDSIALSRSRWLTGSGESLRHGWQRSLAASVASAQEVTKAVETALQGITLDTRGPTTQRLTRRLALGSVLVAVLLGIATVLASTGVLPVEESWTTVLGVLAVVAAVTALVTFVVAMQIRRALAARRAQGVIASGRAALERVLQQTLGVPTQKLLDEHRAVRELAQSARDDGPSAPLRLEENVTTGGRFAIPSPGGVQLTDLGPVRA; encoded by the coding sequence ATGACGAGCCAAGACGCGACACTCAGCGCACGCACCGAAGACCTCGGCCGCGCGCTCCAGATCGCCGGTTCCCGCCTCGACGACGCCGTTTTCGGCAAGGTAGCCAGCTCCGTCGCAGGAGTACGCGAGCGGCTGGCGCTCGGCGTCGACCATACGGTGGTGGCGCTCGCGGGCGGCACCGGGTCGGGCAAGTCGAGCACGTTCAACAAGATCTCCCGGCTCACGTTCGCCGATGTCGGGGTGAAGCGTCCCACCACCGCCAAGGTCACCGCCTGCTCGTGGAGTGATGAGGCCTCGACGCTGCTGGACTGGCTCGGCGTGGAACGCGAGCGCCGCATCACCCGGGCCGGTGAGCTCGACGCTGCCGACGAGGCGGCGCTGGCCGGCCTGGTGCTGCTGGACCTGCCCGACCACGACTCCGTGGCGCCCGGGCACCGCGACGTGGTGGACAAGGTGCTGCCGCTGGTCGACCTGCTCGTGTGGGTGGTGGACCCGCAGAAGTACGCCGACGACGCCCTGCACACCGGCTACCTGCGTGACTCCTCGGGCATGCAGGCCTCCACCGTCGTGGTGCTCAACCAGATCGACACCGTTCCGGTGGGGCAGCGCGACAACCTCGTCAACGACGTGAAGCGGTTGCTGCGCGACGACGGCCTGGACGACGTCCCGGTGGTTGCCGCGTCGACCAAGACGGACGTCGGCATCGCGGACCTGCGCGGGCTGCTGGAGCAGACTGTGGCTCGCCGGTCGGTCTCGGCCGGCCGGGCCGCGGGCGAGCTCGACGCCGCGGCGGCGCTGCTGCTGGGCCAGACCCCGGCCGAGGTGCCGTGGCACATCGACACCGTCCTCGAACGGGAGGTGGACGCGCTGTCCCGGGCCACCGGGCTGGAGTCGGTCGCCGCCCAGGTCGGCGCCGCCGTGCGCAACGGGTACGGCTCGCCGGCGTTCCGCACCGCTGACCCGGACTCGATCGCCCTGTCCAGGTCGCGCTGGCTCACCGGCTCGGGCGAGTCGCTCAGGCACGGCTGGCAGCGGTCGCTCGCCGCGAGCGTCGCCAGCGCCCAGGAAGTCACCAAGGCGGTGGAGACCGCCCTGCAGGGCATCACTCTCGACACCCGCGGCCCGACGACGCAGCGGCTCACCCGCCGGCTCGCCCTCGGCTCGGTGCTGGTCGCCGTGCTGCTCGGGATCGCCACCGTGCTGGCCTCGACGGGGGTCCTGCCCGTTGAAGAGTCCTGGACCACGGTGCTGGGTGTGCTCGCGGTGGTGGCCGCCGTGACCGCGCTGGTGACGTTCGTCGTGGCGATGCAGATCCGCCGCGCGCTGGCCGCCCGGCGGGCGCAGGGTGTCATCGCGTCGGGGCGGGCCGCGCTCGAACGAGTGCTGCAGCAGACCCTCGGTGTGCCCACTCAGAAGCTGCTTGACGAGCACCGAGCGGTACGCGAGCTCGCACAGAGTGCGCGCGACGACGGACCCTCCGCACCGCTTCGCCTGGAAGAGAACGTGACCACAGGCGGCCGTTTTGCGATTCCGTCCCCAGGCGGCGTGCAGCTCACTGACCTGGGCCCCGTTCGCGCCTGA
- a CDS encoding single-stranded DNA-binding protein, producing MPGNTPVLHMSNGNAWTTFRVASTRRRRTDNGDWTDGPTLWFTVKAWRAAALNVVDSVHKGCPVVVSGRLEVDEWTGPKGEQRLGLVVNASAVGVDATRGRVTFARVVHHDTVPDGAPVADGAPVDPGELVPVPAGEADPFGLDALASAGMGADASGVDGGAGGDLDDEGDHTGVGPRELVTA from the coding sequence ATGCCCGGCAACACCCCGGTGCTGCACATGTCCAACGGGAACGCGTGGACCACGTTCCGCGTGGCCAGCACCCGGCGGCGCAGGACCGACAACGGCGACTGGACCGACGGCCCGACGCTGTGGTTCACGGTCAAGGCGTGGCGGGCGGCCGCGCTGAACGTTGTCGACTCGGTGCACAAGGGCTGTCCGGTGGTCGTCTCGGGCCGGCTCGAGGTTGACGAGTGGACCGGCCCCAAGGGTGAGCAGCGGCTGGGGCTGGTGGTCAACGCCTCGGCGGTCGGCGTGGATGCAACCCGGGGCAGGGTGACGTTCGCTCGGGTGGTGCACCACGACACGGTGCCGGACGGCGCCCCGGTGGCCGACGGCGCCCCGGTCGACCCGGGAGAGCTGGTCCCGGTGCCCGCGGGCGAGGCGGACCCGTTCGGGCTCGACGCCCTGGCGTCCGCGGGGATGGGCGCCGACGCTTCGGGTGTTGACGGTGGAGCGGGTGGTGACCTGGACGACGAGGGTGACCACACGGGCGTCGGACCGCGCGAGCTGGTGACCGCGTAG
- the ettA gene encoding energy-dependent translational throttle protein EttA, producing the protein MAEYIYSMYKARKAHGDKVILDDVSLNFLPGAKIGVVGPNGAGKSTILKIMAGLDTPSNGEARLSPGFTVGILLQEPPLNEEKTVLGNVQEAVGPILAKKARFDEISALMAEPDADFDALLAEMGTLQEDIDAADAWDLDSQLEQAMDALRCPPPDADVSVLSGGERRRVALCKLLLEKPDLLLLDEPTNHLDAESVLWLEQHLAGYAGAVLAVTHDRYFLDHVAEWICEIDRGRLYPYEGNYSTYLEKKQARLEVQGKKDAKLSRRLKEELEWVRSNAKGRQTKSKARLARYEEMAAEADRTRKLDFEEIQIPAGPRLGSLVLDAENLQKGFDGRVLIDGLSFTLPRNGIVGVIGPNGVGKTTLFKTIVGLEPLDGGDLKVGETVSISYVDQSRGGIDPKKTLWEVVSDGLDFIKVGNVEIPSRAYVASFGFKGPDQQKPAGVLSGGERNRLNLALTLKQGGNLLLLDEPTNDLDVETLGSLENALLEFPGCAVVVSHDRWFLDRVVTHILAYEGTEENPGNWYWFEGNFESYEANKVERLGADAARPHRVTYRKLTRD; encoded by the coding sequence GTGGCTGAATACATCTACTCCATGTACAAGGCGCGCAAGGCGCACGGTGACAAGGTCATCCTCGATGACGTGTCGCTGAACTTCCTGCCCGGCGCGAAGATCGGCGTCGTCGGACCGAACGGTGCCGGTAAGTCGACGATCCTCAAGATCATGGCCGGGCTGGACACGCCGTCGAACGGTGAGGCCCGCCTGTCGCCCGGCTTCACCGTGGGCATCCTGCTGCAGGAGCCGCCGCTGAACGAGGAGAAGACCGTCCTGGGCAACGTCCAGGAGGCGGTCGGCCCGATCCTGGCCAAGAAGGCGCGGTTCGACGAGATCTCCGCCCTGATGGCGGAGCCCGACGCCGACTTCGACGCACTGCTGGCCGAGATGGGCACGCTGCAGGAGGACATCGACGCGGCCGACGCGTGGGACCTCGACTCGCAGCTGGAGCAGGCGATGGACGCGCTGCGCTGCCCGCCGCCGGACGCCGACGTCTCGGTGCTCTCCGGTGGTGAGCGCCGCCGCGTCGCGCTGTGCAAGCTGCTCCTGGAGAAGCCCGACCTGCTGCTCCTGGACGAGCCCACCAACCACCTCGACGCCGAGTCCGTGCTGTGGCTCGAGCAGCACCTCGCGGGCTACGCGGGCGCCGTGCTCGCCGTGACTCACGACCGGTACTTCCTCGACCACGTCGCGGAGTGGATCTGCGAGATCGACCGCGGGCGCCTCTACCCCTACGAGGGCAACTACTCCACGTACCTGGAGAAGAAGCAGGCGCGCCTGGAGGTCCAGGGCAAGAAGGACGCGAAGCTCTCCAGGCGCCTCAAGGAGGAGCTGGAGTGGGTGCGGTCCAACGCCAAGGGCCGCCAGACCAAGTCGAAGGCCCGCCTGGCCCGGTACGAGGAGATGGCTGCGGAGGCGGACCGCACCAGGAAGCTCGACTTCGAGGAGATCCAGATTCCCGCGGGCCCGCGCCTGGGCTCGCTGGTGCTGGACGCCGAGAACCTGCAGAAGGGCTTCGACGGGCGGGTGCTCATCGACGGCCTCTCGTTCACGCTGCCGCGCAACGGCATCGTCGGTGTCATCGGCCCGAACGGCGTCGGTAAGACAACGCTGTTCAAGACCATCGTGGGCCTGGAGCCGCTCGACGGCGGCGACCTCAAGGTCGGCGAGACCGTCTCGATCTCGTACGTCGACCAGTCGCGTGGCGGCATCGACCCGAAGAAGACCCTGTGGGAGGTCGTGTCCGACGGGCTCGACTTCATCAAGGTCGGCAACGTCGAGATCCCGTCGCGTGCCTACGTGGCGTCGTTCGGGTTCAAGGGCCCGGACCAGCAGAAGCCCGCGGGTGTGCTCTCCGGTGGTGAGCGCAACCGCCTCAACCTGGCGCTGACGCTCAAGCAGGGCGGCAACCTGCTGCTGCTTGACGAGCCCACCAACGACCTCGACGTCGAGACCCTCGGTTCCCTGGAGAACGCCCTGCTGGAGTTCCCCGGCTGCGCCGTGGTGGTCTCGCACGACCGGTGGTTCCTCGACCGGGTGGTCACCCACATCCTCGCCTACGAGGGCACCGAGGAGAACCCGGGCAACTGGTACTGGTTCGAGGGCAACTTCGAGTCGTACGAGGCCAACAAGGTCGAGCGCCTCGGTGCCGACGCGGCCCGCCCGCACCGGGTGACGTACCGCAAGCTCACCCGCGACTGA